ggaaatagtaacaacttgtagacatctggatgcactccatttgtcttcacagtattgcatatcctcagaaaaatagatagatgttgatttgggtcttcaagaggtccccctccataagagcaattgttctgtaccaaagtgatgagctgaggttttaactcaaagttattggcctgaacatttGGAGTGGCTatactactcccacaatgtcttgggtcagggatggtataagaagatagcacccttctagcgtgtccaccattattgttgacccctccaggaggatttggcatctcatcctccatggtttgttcttcttcctctgactcctcttcaccaactattccctttcctctttctgctctccttatccttcggagggttctctcgtcctcaatattacgtctactagctcctgacatacacaaataaaaccaaaatcacaagtgaaacactctagaactagagtgaaattggggttagtgaaacaaagtatcaaacagttagtgggcttaacaaaaatactaaaaaaaatgcttaatctaaaccacctttcacttaatcattgtcaatctttccaatccccggcaacggcgccaaaaacttgatacgtaaaaaattaatttcacgtatttaccggcaagtataccgggtcgtatcaagtaataaaactcacaaagagtgaggtcgatcccacgaggattggtagattaagtaactttagttaaatggtaaatttagtcaagcaaacatagttttgatttcatgagcattttgatttttgaacataattgcaagaatgtaaatgacacaaaatgtaaagaactagaatagagaaataaaatgaaagtaaatgacggaaacttaaagtgcagggaacttaaatgacatcaaagataaattgcaaggaattaaaggttgcagaaatttaaagagcataagagtaaatgacaagaattaaaggaacagaatgtaataacaagaatagtaaattgacagaatgtagaagggagttgggcaatgggttttcaaacactaagaacaagagagatgagaattaatgatagagaggatcattagggatcagagatgttagttttcatgaattgatgttagtcaaaatccttctcaatcaagggtatagatctatggcaagtgggtgattgaaccccaatctcttggtgattcaatctctctcaacataaccaattgccactctcgtgatctaattgttcatgagaagagatgaagctcatatattatccagccacacaatttctataatctcaaccaaggagagttacatctcacatactaaccaaggtatattgattaaagaaatcatgaaaggatgaactctaaactgaattatgtggctcattcctcaaactcaccacataattcatatagattaacccctctctcgatggtggttgaatctgtgaagatcaagagttccctctttaaatcaaccactagaattgaggaggaaagatgggttcatcaatccattccaacaaacagagctcctccccctaatgaaagtggggtttagtgagtcattgctccaatttcaacaacaattgccatcaacaagaattaaactaaatgtaaaggaagaagaagaagaagaagaatgaaatgcttagaacttgaaattgaagaagaaaaattccaataagaatcaaagaaaaatgctctccgggtatcctcccggaagtaccACAAGAGTTCTCAAAAGTGCTAAAGagtctaaaaattctaagtgttaGAAAGTATTCCAAAGTCTAAAGTgtaaaagtgtaaaaagtcctctacaagtacatcaatctcttctatttatactactctaaaactcttcagagatcttcaatttgggttagcaatgtgggctttctcattgttgaattcttggctcaattggaggtgttgctaggcttggaaaggaagggttcattcatcatgattctggcccattggcttggcgttattggcactaactccaggccaaatgcacgttggcaacgtgcaggacaatttcctgggcatgaagtatgagacttgggcgttgctagcccaagttgttgccaacaacttgcttttcctcttcttggctttactttcatgctaaatgtagcccagaatttgagtgtcaaccttcagcttcaatatggactattatacatcattggaaagctcttgatgtctattttctaatgccactggaatcacctcaattggactttcctagctcaagttatggttcctcaaagaaggtaaggtcaagctgccaagttgttgccaagttgttgtgaataacgcaccctcaaccccaagttggcaacgtgcccgtgcatcactctcccaaggcaaggacttggggctggcgttgttgcaaaacacgccccccttgtggcacgttggcaacgtgctcgacccacaccccaaggccaatctctagctttcttgaatttcacttcatgttcttgtttttagggcctaaagatgactctggtttggcttcaattttgtgctccaccatagactattatatatggttggaaagctctgaatgtcagctttccaatgcaactggaagcactcaatttggatctctgtagctcaagatatcttccattgaaggggacatggtcaggctgctaaAATCGcaggcgtttttggcaacaacgcctttgtatttccaagttagcaacgtggttggcaaccttcctggcgttggcaacgtggttggcacccttcctggcgttggcaacgtggttggcaccccttcctggcgttggcaacttggttggcaccccTTCCAGGGCTAGCTTCTAGCTTCCTCAAATTTCAAcctcattttcttgtttttgggacctaaagatgactctgattcAAGCTTTCATTTCATGCTTCactatggactattatatatggttggaaagctctgaatgtcagctttccaacgcaactggaatcactcaatttggatctctgtagctcaaggtatgctccattgaagataacatggtcaggctgctaaAATCGCAGGCGTTTTTGGCAAAAACGCCTTTgtatttccaagttgccaacgccctcAGATTCTGAACCTCTAAATGAAGCACGCTTTTGAAGCTTTAAACGAATGTCaaccccatactatgatatatggttggaaagctctggatgtctacttttcaatgccgttgagagtgcatcatttgaaggtctacaactcaagatatactccatggaagagagcaaggtcaggctgccagggTTGCTGCGTTGTTGCCACACACGCCCTTATAatttcaagttagcaacgtgctaaCTTCATTCTCCTAGCATCAAGCtttgcttgctacgttgccaaggaCCACGCCTTCAgaacttggcgttggcaacgtgcatcacacCCTTTCCTGGGCCAAGTCTTCTATTCAGCGTTGTTTTGAATAACGcttcttcattcccacgttggcaacgccctcgagctcctccCTGGCCTAATTCCTTGCTTGCCTGCGTTGCCATCAAACACTCAcccctttctccaagttggcaacgcccaaatgtgcttctccagggctgccttaCATTGTTGGacgttgttgatgaacactctAGTTGAAgtgcaagttggcaacgtgcaactCCTCTTTGTTcactctccagggctgccttggcgttgccttcaacaactcaccttttctccaagttggcaacgtgcaagtcCTCTGCCTCCTTGCCAAGCTTGATGTATTCTCAAGGCTTCTTGCTCCAATTCTTGCTCCATGACCTTCTTGCTTCATTACCTATCATTAACCAAAGAATTTGCTTCAAAGTTTTGCCATTCTATGCAACAATTTTCAAGAGATTCATTCATGCTAACTCATTTGTCAACTCCTTGAATTCTTTGCACAAATATGGCCAAATTCCACCTAGTTCTTGGTTCATGAATGCATGGAGAGAAAACTCACACAAATGCttgtttatttcaaagaaagtgaatgaaattaagctaaaactaactaaactaactaactaaaatggcaaatatgcgaatgcatcacaaagtatggactattatatattgctggaaagcccaggatgtctactttccaacgccgttgagagcgcgccaattgggcttctgtagctccagaaaatccgcttcgaatgcagggaggtcagaatccaacagcatctgcagtcctttttggtctcaggatcagatttttgctcaggtccctcaatttcagccagaaaatacctgaaatcacagaaaaacacacaaactcatagtaaagtccagaaaagtgaattttaattaaaaactaataaaaatatactaaaaactaactatatcatatcaaaaacatactaaaaacaatgccaaaaagtatacaaattatccgctcatcagtatgtcaggagctagtagacgaaatattgaggacgagagaaccctccgaaggataaggagagcagaaagaggaaagttcatagttggtgaagaagggtcagaggaatcagagggagaagatcaagtcatggaggatgagatacaaaatcctcctggaggggtcaacaataatgatagaccacctagaagggtgctTTCTTCTTAcaccatccctgatccaagacattctGGAAGCAGTATTGCTACACCaaatgttcaggccaataactttgagttaaaacctcagctcatcactttggtacagaacaattgctcttatggagggggacctcttgaagacccaaatcaacatctatctgtttttctgaggatatgcaatacagtgaagacaaatggagtgcatccagatgtctacaagttgttgctattcccattctctttgagggataaagccactcaatggctagagtcattccccaaggaaagcctcaatgattggaatgaagtgatgggcaaatttctagcaaagttctacccacctcaaaagatcatcaagttgaagacagaggttcagacttttaggcaaatggaaggggagtcattgtatgaagcctgggaaagatataaggcactaatgagaaaaTGTCCccctgacatgtttagtgattgggttaagctccaaaacttctatgaaggcttaagcttagaagcaaggaagggactagactactcatcaggaggatcactcaacatgatgaaaactgccgaggaggctcaaaacctcattgagattgtggcaaccaatcaatattattactcatcagagaggcaacacaatccacccccaaagaaaggtgtaatggagcttgaaggtgttaatgctatcttggcacaaaacaagttaatgcaccaacaaatccaacaacaaatggagatgataacaaagagaatggatggtatgcaacttgcatcagtgaacacaacaaatcaaccatcacttgaatggagccaaggtgaagggatcacggttgaacaaccacaagaacaagttcaatacatgcagaatacctcaaattctcaggatgaattccatggtgatacatacaactcatcttggaagaatcatcccaatttaaagtggggtgaaaaccattggcaaaagaacaacaaccacaatcacacccgcaacacaaataaccaaaatcaccatgccaacaatactaaccaatatagaaaaacacaaaacacatatcaaccacCCCATCATaattcacaaactcaccaaaataacttctctgcaccaacatccacttcacaaaattaccacactaatccacccaacaacttccaacaacaattaacccccatcatacctccaattgaccatcatgaggccagaatctcaagtctggaagcaaccttgcaagcacttgctcaaaccactcaagccttagctaagggacacaaggaacatgaggtcatcatgaagaatattgagagacaagtgggacaattggccaaacaagccgagcgaccaaccaatgttcttcCAAGTGATAcgatacccaacccaagagacacAAAAAAAGCCATAAAATGGGAGGAGTGTAAAGCAATCACCCTGAGAAGTGGGAAGAAAGTGGAGACAGAAGCCATTACTTAGGAAGAGCACATCAAAGAAGGCTTAAAAGAAGAGGTGAAGGAACAAAAGCAGGAGCAAGAAACCTATACACAAAGTGATAAATTAGCTAAGAAGGAGGCAGTGAAAGCATACCAACCAATGCTCCCATACCCTCAAAGGtttaaagaagagaacaaagagaagcaatattccagattcttggaaatattcaagacactacacatcaacatccccttcattgaagcacttgaacagatgcccctatatgctaagttcatgaaggaattgttaacaaagaaaagatcctTGAAAGAGGGACAAACGGTTGTGATGACCAgagagtgtagtgccatcatccagaaaaagttgccaaagaagatgaaagacccagggagctttcacATCCCCTGCACAATAGGCAACATGATGATTGAGAGAGCATTTTgtgatcttggtgcaagcataaatctgatgcctttatctttgatgaggaaGCTTCAGATTCATGAATTGAAACCTACAAAGATAGCCCTTCAAATGGCGGATAAATCTATTCAGCAAGCACTCGGGGTTGTAGAGAATGTATTAGTAAAGGTGGACAAATTTTTCCTCCCAGTTGACTTTGTCATCCTAGACATAGAGGAAGATGACAACACTCCCATTATTCTAGGGAGGCCCTTTTTAGCCACTGCCAGGGCATTAATAGATGTCGAAAAAGGAGAATTAATGCTaagggtgcatgatgagcatatAGTGTTCCATGTCTTCAAGAATTTGCAAGACTCCACCCAAGAGGAAGAGTGTATGAAGATTGATTCCATAGATCCAAACTTGAAAGAGGCACCTGATGAGGCACTTTCAAGCTCATGctggaaagaaaatgaagaggtgGAGGTGCTACAACAAGctcaaagaatagaggagaagctgcaatcaaaGTCAGCATTTAAGATTCATAGCAAGGACAGTCCAAAAATTGAGATCCCAAAACCTGAACTATCTCCTGGAAACGAAGAGAGTCCCAAGAAGAAAATGCCAAGAGaatggagaaacaagaaaatccccactgaagacttctcaccaggggataaagtgatgCTAACTTACCAACCAATAGAGACATCTTCACACTTTTCTGGATACTACACAGTGAACAAAATCCTCTCACTTGAACAtgtggaaatcatcaagaatgatACTGGAAGGAAGCTCACCGTGAGAGGGGAAGGATTAAGGCACTATGATCATCATCCGCCCTAAagagggacaaccgtcaagctaatgacgataaaaaagcgcttgttgggaggcaacccaaccaaaggtagtcttcttttcttagttaattcaataaaagagttaagtatatttatctgcattgcaaggagctaagtttggtgttacacaccaacAGAATTCAAAGGTGAATGTGaggtgctaagtttggtgttccaccaaaaagtTTCATTAAAGACACATTTTAACCCTTTGCATGATTAGTCACTAGCTCTAAACAATCAGAAAAATTACTTAACAATTGCtacttttaatttagattttatttccctaattgttatctttaattttgcttacttgaaacacatgtgctactaatgtttcattgtgtaagacattcatgatctatcttagccccatagccatggttctaattgttgcttgaggacaagcaatcattctaagtttggtgtgggaagggaaagaaaaggaggagaaggacaacaatagagaagataaattacaaggttgtaaagttctttttcctctcatttgtttccagcactttaaattgcatgattgtcttattaccttctttatatgcatgtgtggtatgaataagcatagcttgaattttgatttgcaatatgttgctgtggcattatgactaccaacttgagttttgtgaattcaaaagcaaaaaaggcatcatgatcataaacaaacaaggaattaaagaagaacttggcatgtgcatacaagtattggaaggctagtatgtttgattgttgctcaattgcattagatttgatttaattgaagttttcatctaggacattttgtgaaatcttttgaaatcatgaaaaccttgaaaaaaaagaggcaaagaaaagaaaaagggaaagaatgagaaagttgaaggctctgagtaccaatgacaattccattgttaagtacttgtggtgtttatgtatcaagtaaaatgcttgaaaacaaaacacttagaagtcaaggctaggctcaagtgcaaaagcactccctcaaagctcaaggttctgagcatcaatgattagagagtcaagaaaagaaaagaaaaaatgagcctaatgaagtcctctaattaaatgcttgtggtgcttatgtatcaagtggtaatacttgaaaacaaagcatttagaatcgtagctttgttattaactcatggggcaaagcacccaaaaggagaagctaataagaaaaatcaaaagcttgtttcaaggaagagttataagaaaaagatttcataaagtgagctagatagaagcatcaatcatttacatttcttttgtgattgtagcatgcatagaaaactagcttgccatgaacattaacttgctattcttctaaccttggattgtcaatctctattgcatgattcttttcttgcttgaggacaagcaaggtttaagtttggtgttgtgatgcattcgcatatttgccattttagttagttagtttagttagttttagcttaatttcactcattttctctaaataaacaagtccttttatgagttttgtttccatgcatgagaatactaaggaacatgttgattctagccaaattcatgcaaatgacttaaagaatatatacatgaatgagtatgaatgaatctcatggaatttgtgcatgaattggtaagactttgaagctatttcctttgttgatgataggtgatgaaacaaggaagcatggaagcaagaaggatgcaagctgggcaagaaggagttggcgttgccaacttggaagaGGGCTGCGTTattgaaggcaacgccaggcaaccaagaaccaaagttggcgttgccaacttgagaatAGAGGGCGTTGTTGAGGAtaacgccaggcagccttggaagcaaagttggcgttgccaacttgaagaataagctggcgttgccaacgcccacacaaggaacttggccctggaggaagagctggcgttgccaactctagaaccacgttgccaacgtccacccaagcaatcttggggagctaatttggagcctcgagcacgttgccagcctagagaATGCATCAACTCGCGCTTACTAGGAATTCCTCGTTGAAGACCAACAATTGCAATGATCTATCCCCATCACGATGAAATTTCAAAGATTACCCGGGCCTGTCGGCCAAGGCTATAGACTCGTTGAATACATCAGTGTTGCGCGCGTGCGGCCCAGAACATCTAAGGGCATCACAGACCTGTTATTGCCTCAAACTTCCGTGGCCTGGGCGGCCATAGTCCCTCTAAGAAGCTGGCCGTGGAGGGTTACCTCCACATAGCTAGTTAGCAGGCTGAGGTCTCGTTCGTTAACGGAATTAACCAGACAAATCGCTCCACCAACTAAGAACGGCCATGCACCACCACCCATAGAATCAAGAAAGAGCTCTCAGTCTGTCAATCCTTACTATGTCTGGACCTGGTAAGTTTCCCCGTGTTGAGTCAAATTAAGCCGCAGGCTCCACTCCTGGTGGTGCCCTTCCGTCAATTCCTTTAAGTTTCAGCCTTGCGACCATACTCCCCCCAGAACCCAAAGACTTTGATTTCTCATAAGGTGCCAGCGGAGTCCTAAAAGCAACATCCGCTGATCC
The genomic region above belongs to Arachis stenosperma cultivar V10309 chromosome 5, arast.V10309.gnm1.PFL2, whole genome shotgun sequence and contains:
- the LOC130981009 gene encoding uncharacterized protein LOC130981009 — its product is MMIERAFCDLGASINLMPLSLMRKLQIHELKPTKIALQMADKSIQQALGVVENVLVKVDKFFLPVDFVILDIEEDDNTPIILGRPFLATARALIDVEKGELMLRVHDEHIVFHVFKNLQDSTQEEECMKIDSIDPNLKEAPDEALSSSCWKENEEVEVLQQAQRIEEKLQSKSAFKIHSKDSPKIEIPKPELSPGNEEMNKILSLEHVEIIKNDTGRKLTVRGEGLRHYDHHPP